In one window of Panthera uncia isolate 11264 chromosome F2, Puncia_PCG_1.0, whole genome shotgun sequence DNA:
- the DCSTAMP gene encoding dendritic cell-specific transmembrane protein, with protein sequence MGVFTSGADIFLGLWGMYVSPRSPGWMDFIQHLGVCSFVALISVGLLSMAFSGCLSTFIAFSSSWMVTCVLLCCSKHARCFILLFFLSCGLREGRNALIAAGTGIVILGHVENIFHNFKGLLDSMTCNLRAKSFSIHFPLLKKYIEAIQWIYGLATHLSLFDDLISWNQTLAVSLFSPSQALEAQLNDTKGQVLGVLYQMVTATEVLSSLGRQLLALAGLLLVLLGTGLFMKRFLDPCGWKFENIFITKQFVRFDEMERQLQRPCVLPLNKKERKKHVVIPSFWPSPKERKNLGLFFLPILTHLYIWVLFAAIDYLLYQLIFSVGKHFQGLPGLEVHLKLHREEQGTQDIIHDSSFNISLFEPTCIPEPKLLLSKTWVPLSIILVILVVLGLLSSILTQLKILVSASFYPTVQTERVRHLHVKLLKKRAKQALGGGNSKQNLYFTKARQAKMAM encoded by the exons ATGGGTGTCTTTACCTCAGGCGCTGATATCTTCCTAGGTCTCTGGGGGATGTATGTGTCTCCAAGAAGCCCTGGATGGATGGACTTTATCCAACATTTGGGAGTTTGCTCTTTTGTTGCTCTCATTTcagtgggcctcttgtctatggcCTTTTCCGGGTGTCTGTCCACATTCATTGCCTTTAGCTCCTCCTGGATGGTCACTTGTGTTCTGCTTTGCTGCTCCAAGCATGCACGATGTTtcattctcctcttcttcctttcctgcgGCCTGCGGGAGGGCAGGAATGCTTTGATTGCAGCTGGCACAGGGATAGTAATCTTAGGACAcgtggaaaatatttttcataacttCAAAGGTCTCCTGGACAGTATGACTTGCAACCTAAGGGCCAAGAGCTTTTCCATACATTTTccacttttgaaaaaatatattgaagcCATTCAGTGGATTTATGGCCTTGCCACTCACCTAAGTCTATTTGATGACCTTATTTCTTGGAACCAGACTCTGGCTGTCTCTCTTTTCAGTCCCAGCCAAGCCCTGGAGGCACAGCTAAATGACACCAAAGGCCAAGTCCTGGGTGTCTTGTACCAGATGGTGACGGCAACAGAGGTATTGTCCTCCCTGGGACGGCAGCTCCTTGCCCTAGCAGGGCTTTTGCTGGTGCTACTTGGCACTGGCCTCTTCATGAAGCGATTTTTGGACCCTTGTGGTTGGaagtttgaaaatatcttcatcaCTAAACAATTTGTTCGGTTCGATGAAATGGAGAGGCAACTACAGAGGCCCTGTGTCCTCCCACTGaataagaaggaaaggaagaaacacgTTGTCATCCCATCTTTCTGGCCGTCTCCTAAAGAGAGGAAGAACCTGGGGCTGTTTTTCCTCCCCATTCTTACCCACCTCTACATCTGGGTGCTGTTTGCAGCCATAGATTATCTTCTGTATCAGCTCATTTTCTCAGTGGGCAAACATTTCCAAGGCTTGCCAGGGCTGGAGGTCCACCTGAAACTGCACAGAGAG gaGCAAGGAACTCAAGACATCATACATGACTCTTCCTTTAACATATCTCTGTTTGAACCCACCTGCATCCCCGAGCCAAAGCTCCTTCTGTCTAAGACCTGGGTTCCTCTCAGCATTATTCTTGTGATACTAGTGGTGCTGGGACTGCTGTCCTCCATCCTGACGCAGCTTAAAATCCTGGTGTCCGCGTCCTTCTACCCCACCGTGCAGACGGAGCGCGTCCGGCACCTGCATGTGAAGCTCCTGAAGAAGAGAGCAAAGCAAGCACTGGGAGGAGGAAACAGTAAACAGAATCTCTACTTTACAAAGGCAAGGCAAGCCAAGATGGCGATGTAA